In Candidatus Goldiibacteriota bacterium, the following are encoded in one genomic region:
- a CDS encoding methyltransferase domain-containing protein encodes MATWNASEYRKNSQNQYRWGIELIKKARIKDGENVLDVGCGDGKITAVIKKAAGKGQVIGIDSSASMIRLAGQLFPAANNSTPRFIKKDAKSIDFKGLFDVAFSNACLHWIHGHDKVLKGVNKALKPGGRIFFQMGGRGNAGIMNRKMTELTKSGEWKEYFKGFKFPYFFPSPGEYKALLKRNGFKPAKVSIIPKTALHKGYEGLFMWLKTTWLPYTQRIPAAKRNKFIKESALRFMEETGQINKAVVKMVMMRLQVEAVKTLK; translated from the coding sequence ATGGCAACGTGGAATGCTTCAGAGTACAGGAAAAATTCACAGAATCAGTACAGGTGGGGAATTGAACTTATAAAAAAAGCCCGTATTAAAGACGGCGAAAATGTTCTTGATGTCGGCTGCGGTGACGGCAAGATTACCGCTGTAATAAAAAAGGCGGCGGGTAAGGGTCAGGTTATTGGTATTGACAGTTCCGCCTCTATGATAAGGCTTGCCGGGCAGTTATTTCCTGCGGCAAATAATTCAACCCCGCGGTTTATTAAAAAAGATGCTAAAAGTATTGATTTTAAAGGGCTTTTTGACGTGGCATTCTCTAACGCCTGCCTTCACTGGATACATGGCCATGATAAAGTGCTTAAGGGCGTGAATAAAGCGCTGAAACCGGGAGGGCGGATATTTTTTCAGATGGGCGGCAGGGGCAATGCCGGCATTATGAACCGAAAAATGACTGAACTTACAAAGAGCGGAGAATGGAAAGAATATTTTAAAGGTTTCAAATTCCCATATTTTTTCCCGTCGCCGGGTGAATATAAAGCATTGCTTAAAAGAAATGGTTTTAAACCGGCAAAGGTAAGTATTATCCCGAAGACTGCTTTGCACAAAGGATATGAGGGGCTTTTTATGTGGCTGAAAACTACCTGGCTTCCATATACGCAACGGATACCGGCCGCAAAGAGAAATAAATTCATAAAAGAGTCAGCTTTGAGATTCATGGAAGAAACAGGACAAATTAACAAAGCCGTGGTTAAAATGGTAATGATGAGACTTCAGGTAGAAGCGGTAAAAACCCTAAAATAA